A region from the Malus domestica chromosome 07, GDT2T_hap1 genome encodes:
- the LOC103439158 gene encoding golgin candidate 3-like has protein sequence MWSTIANLKENLNKMAQDVHDDEDDDEEYEIYAINGSQASSLSDRRNSHSFAHSKSPSRSPIPNGIDFPFSPEIEQYKAEIKRLQESEAEIKALSKSYAVLLKEKEDQTFRLSKENGLLKQNLDSTTASLNASRNENHKAAANGVNVLKGSSNQLPNRQHKVTSPAKIGYSGHQKQNGVVHTQDDISNGISQLSDIQGSERELADLQEENNRSPAAVPATAEMKKLRMELEKERNQSENMHQKLQEQQKLNKEIQEELKFLKLDREKTSVEISKISNELNEKTAEINRLQMELNRWEDENANNGAKSLKRLIANLQKENNSLKVEKNELEGALKVGRTASEMQTVESSESFPGKEEMEKSLREFDKNLKETRLERDKALQQLSRLKQHLLEKESEESEKMDEDSKIIEELRESNEYQRAQIIHLEKALKQAIANQDQFKMSNNNEIQKSKEVIDDLNKRLESCMSTIDDKNVELLNLQTALGQYYAEIEAKEHLEGDLSRAREESAKLSRLLKEADHQAEASKKEKEEILSKLSQAEKIVVDWKSRVNKLEEDNAKLRRAVEQSMTRLNRMSVDSDYLVDRRIVIKLLVTYFQRNHSKEVLDLMARMLGFSDEDKQRIGVSQGAGKGVVRGVFSLPGRLVGGILGGSSAGLSANAAADNQSFADLWVDFLLKETEERERRELADGSGRSYEDSYRTPSKAHMGPDPNHRTTTSGSEPGFSRSNISPIQNTSSAPFGSNFREHSDSEFSTVPLTWSESNPYASRMLPRY, from the exons ATGTGGAGCACGATTGCGAACCTGAAGGAGAATCTCAACAAGATGGCTCAGGACGTGCACGACGACGAAGACGACGACGAAGAGTACGAGATCTACGCTATCAATGGAAGCCAAGCTTCTTCCTTATCTGATCGGAGGAATTCCCACAGCTTCGCCCATTCCAAGTCCCCCTCGCGCTCTCCGATCCCCAATGGCATCGATTTCCCATTTAGTCCCGag aTTGAACAATACAAAGCGGAAATTAAGAGGCTTCAAGAATCCGAGGCAGAAATAAAAGCATTATCAAAAAGCTATGCAGTTCTGTTAAAGGAAAAAGAG GATCAAACTTTCAGACTGAGTAAAGAAAATGGCTTATTGAAACAGAATCTGGACTCAACAACTGCATCTCTGAATGCATCTAGAAACGAAAATCACAAAGCAGCTGCTAATGGAGTCAACGTGCTCAAG GGAAGCAGTAATCAGTTGCCCAACAGACAGCATAAAGTGACAAGTCCAGCAAAAATTGGATACTCTGGACATCAGAAACAGAATGGTGTTGTCCATACACAAGACGATATAAGCAATGGGATTTCTCAGCTTTCAGATATTCAAGGGAGTGAAAGG GAGCTTGCAGATTTACAAGAAGAGAATAATAGGTCCCCAGCAGCAGTGCCAGCTACTGCTGAGATGAAAAAATTGCGGATGGAACTTGAAAAAGAACGCAATCAGTCGGAAAATATGCATCAAAAGTTACAAG AACAACAGAAATTGAATAAAGAAATCCAGGAAGAGCTCAAATTTCTGAAGTTGGATAGAGAAAAG ACCTCCGTCGAGATTAGCAAAATAAGCAATGAGTTGAATGAGAAAACGGCTGAGATAAATCGACTGCAAATGGAGTTGAATAGATGGGAGGATGAAAATGCAAATAATGGTGCAAAGAGTTTGAAAAGGTTAATTGCAAACCTGCAGAAGGAAAATAATAGTCTTAAG GTGGAGAAAAATGAACTTGAGGGTGCTTTGAAAGTGGGCAGGACCGCAAGTGAAATGCAG ACGGTAGAATCTTCAGAAAGTTTTCctggaaaggaagaaatggaGAAATCGTTACGAGagtttgataaaaatttgaaggaaaCACGTCTTGAAAGGGACAAAGCATTGCAACAATTGTCACGCCTTAAACAGCATTTGTTAGAAAAG GAATCTGAAGAGTCTGAAAAAATGGATGAAGACAGCAAAATTATTGAAGAACTCCGAGAAAGTAACGAATATCAAAGAGCTCAAATAATACATTTGGAGAAAGCTTTGAAGCAGGCAATAGCAAATCAGGACCAATTCAAGATGAGCAACAACAATGAAATTCAGAAATCAAAGGAAGTTATTGATGATCTAAATAAAAGACTTGAAAGCTGTATGAGCACAATAGATGACAAAAATGTTGAACTTTTGAATCTTCAAACTGCTCTTGGTCAGTACTATGCTGAAATTGAAGCTAAG GAACATTTGGAAGGAGATTTGTCTCGGGCAAGAGAAGAGTCAGCTAAGCTTTCTCGGCTCTTGAAA GAAGCGGATCATCAGGCGGAAGCatcaaagaaggagaaggaagaaatttTGTCCAAGCTTTCACAAGCTGAAAAAATAGTAGTAGATTGGAAAAGCAGAGTAAATAAACTTGAGGAAGACAATGCAAAATTACGCCGAGCTGTTGAGCAGAGCATGACCAGGCTTAATAGGATGTCGGTAGATTCAGATTATCTTGTTGACAG ACGCATTGTGATCAAATTACTGGTGACCTACTTCCAGAGAAACCACAGTAAAGAG GTTCTGGATCTTATGGCTCGCATGCTGGGATTCTCAGATGAAGACAAGCAGAGAATAGGTGTCTCTCAAGGTGCGGGCAAAGGTGTTGTTCGTGGAGTTTTCTCTCTGCCCGGGCGCCTTGTTGGGGGAATTTTGGGAGGCAGCTCAGCTGGATTATCTGCAAATGCAGCTGCTGATAACCAG TCCTTTGCAGATCTGTGGGTTGATTTTCTTCTTAAGGAAActgaagaaagggagagaagggAGTTGGCAGATGGTTCAGGCAGATCTTACGAAGATTCATATAGAACTCCAAGCAAGGCACACATGGGTCCGGATCCCAACCACAGGACGACAACTAGCGGGTCTGAGCCTGGTTTCTCAAGAAGTAATATATCACCAATCCAAAACACAAGTTCCGCACCTTTTGGCAGTAATTTTCGGGAGCATTCTGATTCCGAATTCTCAACGGTTCCTCTCACATGGTCAGAAAGCAATCCATACGCCTCAAGAATGCTTCCTAGATATTGA